One genomic segment of Mytilus galloprovincialis chromosome 5, xbMytGall1.hap1.1, whole genome shotgun sequence includes these proteins:
- the LOC143076978 gene encoding uncharacterized protein LOC143076978 — protein MELQSSTSLLPVYWSIGENYKQYVSHYEVGLCKMSNNTTCENRLLYESVGTNRYNYFHGNFTESIYQVFVKTCFGLKCLKPSISSDIVVETVTSKKIKVQASLQLEDNCINTTVKWQKSTCTVLYKETIPAGYRWSLFKDRGNTMLTDWKVYLGKESDENKGLFTDSDCLDIPVYLHHQTYVCLEAFCPSEDIKRACSKSTVIDDPNIYDKNIIYDLNLNNPVIKRILELQHSSNIGKYLKVLHDNEMDFAEQNVKISGFLLGVVEVSVKWFLMKYQVIPSIDCSLDLSCLFSTDTTNGFVNFDNPYLKENGLFYICAVTDSFEGCSDGFLVDDDIPKGGKVSILSRNGYVIEGSSINIQWSGFSGNSKVIDMGYPNAVASFQYAIGTSIGGTDVVPFTTAGLADFVLVTDLRLQPGQIYYATIRAYDHLNRSVERHSEGVIYDNTPPSTGTTQVERGISYFVKTHHISVQWFGFEDNESGIIQFEIGIGSTNNSADIVPFHKTNMFAEINEDSRLIDGHQYYAFVKAINGAGLSSFSVSTPFVIDSTAPVIGHVMDISFPDNQGETDAKDIDYQRNTTSISCKWRGFHDPHSQIDRYYVGLGFTAGYDDMETLTHVGLRNSKN, from the exons ATGGAACTGCAATCTTCGACTTCATTACTTCCTGTTTACTGGTCGATTGGCGAAAACTATAAGCAGTATGTATCCCATTATGAAGTAGGACTATGTAAAATGTCGAATAATACTACTTGTGAAAACAGACTTTTGTATGAATCGGTTGGGACTAATAGATATAATTATTTTCATGGAAATTTTACAGAATCCATTTACCAGGTATTTGTTAAGACGTGTTTTGGATTGAAATGTCTTAAGCCTTCCATTTCTAGTGACATTGTAGTTGAAACAGTAACATCCAAGAAGATAAAAGTTCAGGCTTCGCTTCAATTGGAGGATAATTGCATCAACACAACTGTGAAATGGCAGAAATCAACATGCACTGTATTGTATAAAGAAACCATTCCAGCTGGTTACAGATGGTCCTTATTCAAAGACAGAGGCAATACAATGCTGACTGACTGGAAGGTCTATTTAGGAAAAGAATCTGATGAAAACAAAGGACTTTTTACG GATTCTGACTGTCTAGACATACCAGTTTATCTTCACCATCAAACATATGTTTGTTTAGAAGCATTCTGTCCATCAGAAGATATCAAACGAGCTTGCAGCAAATCTACAGTGATAGACGATCCTAACATCtatgataaaaatattatttatgatCTTAATCTGAATAATCCTGTCATTAAGCGCATATTAGAACTACAACACAGTTCTAATATTGGAAAATATTTGAAAGTTCTTCACGACAATGAGATGGATTTCGCTGAACAGAATGTAAAAATTTCTGGGTTTTTACTAGGAGTAGTCGAAGTTTCAGTAAAATGGTTTCTTATGAAATATCAAGTTATTCCATCTATAGATTGCTCTCTTGACTTGTCATGCTTGTTTTCAACGGATACAACGAACGGTTTCGTTAATTTTGATAATCCATATTTAAAGGAAAACGGATTATTTTATATATGCGCTGTAACAGATTCGTTTGAAGGTTGTAGTGATGGATTCTTAGTTGATGATGACATACCCAAGGGTGGCAAAGTTTCTATATTATCAAGAAATGGATATGTAATTGAAGGCTCATCGATTAACATTCAGTGGTCAGGGTTCAGTGGGAATTCAAAAGTAATAGACATGGGATATCCAAATGCAGTTGCATCTTTCCAATACGCAATAG GTACCAGTATCGGAGGAACTGATGTTGTACCCTTTACAACAGCTGGTCTGGCAGACTTTGTTTTAGTTACAGACTTGCGCTTACAACCTGGGCAAATATATTATGCTACTATTCGAG CTTATGATCATTTGAATCGGTCAGTTGAAAGACATTCAGAAGGCGTTATTTACGACAACACTCCACCTTCAACTGGCACAACACAAGTTGAAAGAGGAATTAGTTATTTCGTCAAAACTCATCACATTTCGGTCCAGTGGTTTGGGTTCGAGGATAACGAAAGTGGAATTATACAATTCGAAATTGGAATAGGTTCTACAAACAACTCTGCCGATATTGTGCCTTTCCATAAGACTAACATGTTTGCAGAAATTAACGAAGATAGTCGATTGATTGATGGACATCAGTATTATGCTTTCGTCAAG GCAATAAACGGAGCTGGTCTTTCCTCATTTTCTGTATCGACGCCATTTGTTATTGATAGTACAGCTCCAGTAATTGGCCATGTCATGGATATTTCTTTTCCAGACAATCAAGGCGAAACAGATGCA AAGGATATAGACTACCAGAGGAATACGACAAGTATATCTTGTAAATGGAGAGGATTTCATGATCCACATTCACAGATTGATAGATACTATGTTGGACTTGGTTTTACAGCTGGATATGACGATATGGAAACACTGACACACGTTGGGTTGAGAAACAGTaagaactga